In the genome of Pseudanabaena mucicola str. Chao 1806, the window CGTGATTACAAATATCGAAAGGCTCTCGATCTAGCTATTATTGATATTCTCCAGCAGTATGATGTCGAGCTAGTGATTATGGCGGGCTGGATGCGAATTGTCACGCAGGAGTTAATTGATGCTTTTCCTGAACGGATTCTGAATATTCATCCGAGCTTGCTTCCGAGTTTCAAAGGTATTCATGCGATCGAGCAAGCTTTCAATTATGGGGTGAAAATCACGGGCTGTACGGTACATTTGCTGAGTCTCGAAGTCGATAGTGGCAAAATCCTCAAACAGAAGGCTGTGCCTGTCTTACCTGAAGATTCTCTTGCAGACTTGCAGAAGCGGATTCAATTTCAGGAGCATATTATTTATCCAGAGGCGATCGCGGAATATATAAATAATTTCTAATTGGCTATAAAACTCAGTCTATCCATATTTCAACAAATAACGCGATCGCTTCAATTAGTTTTTTCTGATAGTCAAAAAAAGGAAAGGATTTTATTGTGGTAAGAATGGGCGAAGTCGAAGCCCTTCAAAATTTATTCAAAACAACTAAGTAGCTAGACTTAATTAAAACCTAAAACCAGAGTTTGTTCCGCCCGCGTAGCGGGCGGAACAAACTCTTCGGTTTTTAGTTTACTTATGTCTAGCTACTTATAATTGCTGATTTAAGGTTATATTTGGTCTCTAAATAAATAACTGATGTTACGTGGAAGTTTCTAAGACCCTCACCCCTAGCCACTCTCCCTTAATGGGAGAGGGGAACAAGAAATT includes:
- the purN gene encoding phosphoribosylglycinamide formyltransferase, yielding MSVKLAVLASGSGSNLEAIAQAINDGKLSAKIAVVIYNEPDAFARQRAEKFGIPAILVNHRDYKYRKALDLAIIDILQQYDVELVIMAGWMRIVTQELIDAFPERILNIHPSLLPSFKGIHAIEQAFNYGVKITGCTVHLLSLEVDSGKILKQKAVPVLPEDSLADLQKRIQFQEHIIYPEAIAEYINNF